A stretch of the Teretinema zuelzerae genome encodes the following:
- a CDS encoding carbohydrate ABC transporter permease: MSRQVAVIDKKLVNKAQTASAVFMGLGQIIYLKQYLRGAAFALLEALMLFFCLFEAGTFALNFKGPFVKSLIGLVTLGDPKPDLPVKLRDHSIFMMITGLIVLIIVIIYAVFYVFNIIDARRSAQKIVEKQRFPTYQETRNHIQETSFPYAGLTPILIMIAFFTIIPLVFSALVAFTNYSSPDHIPPNNLVDWVGFENFKTMFTASETNAWFSAFGRVALWTIVWAVFSTFTCYFVGMLFAVILVDHRIKISNIFRTIFILPYAIPTMLSLFIWQNLLNGTFGPINRTLIQLGIIANPIPWLSDPNIARMTLILVNIWIGFPYSMILITSNMTAIPSQLYEAAIIDGANKWQQFRNVTLPLVLFQTMPILIMQFASNINNFGAVFFLTAGDPKVSDTITTQAGATDLLISWIYKLTYNTPNMYNLASVLSILVFVVLVPFAVYNFTQTKSFKDGEI, translated from the coding sequence ATGAGTCGACAGGTCGCTGTTATCGACAAGAAACTGGTTAACAAAGCCCAGACGGCTTCGGCCGTTTTCATGGGGCTCGGCCAGATTATCTACCTGAAGCAGTATCTTCGTGGCGCCGCATTCGCGCTGCTCGAAGCTCTCATGCTTTTTTTCTGCCTCTTCGAGGCGGGAACCTTCGCCCTCAATTTCAAAGGGCCCTTCGTTAAAAGCCTCATCGGCCTCGTAACTCTCGGGGATCCCAAGCCGGACCTTCCCGTAAAGCTTCGCGATCATTCGATCTTCATGATGATCACCGGATTGATCGTTCTCATCATCGTAATCATCTACGCGGTTTTCTATGTATTCAACATCATCGATGCCCGCCGCTCGGCCCAGAAAATTGTAGAAAAGCAGCGGTTTCCCACCTATCAGGAAACCCGCAATCACATACAGGAAACATCCTTCCCCTACGCCGGCCTTACTCCCATCCTCATCATGATCGCCTTCTTCACGATCATTCCGCTGGTGTTCTCCGCCCTCGTCGCCTTCACGAATTATTCGTCGCCCGACCACATCCCGCCGAACAATCTGGTCGACTGGGTCGGCTTCGAAAACTTTAAAACGATGTTCACCGCCTCGGAGACGAACGCCTGGTTCAGCGCCTTCGGCCGCGTCGCCCTGTGGACCATCGTGTGGGCCGTGTTCTCCACCTTTACCTGTTACTTCGTCGGAATGCTGTTCGCCGTCATCCTGGTGGACCATCGCATCAAAATTTCCAACATATTCAGAACCATCTTCATTCTCCCGTACGCGATTCCGACCATGCTCAGCCTCTTCATCTGGCAGAATCTCCTGAACGGAACCTTCGGCCCGATCAACCGAACCCTCATCCAGCTCGGCATTATCGCAAACCCCATACCCTGGCTTTCGGACCCGAACATCGCGCGCATGACCCTCATCCTGGTTAACATCTGGATCGGCTTCCCCTACAGCATGATCCTCATCACCAGCAATATGACGGCGATTCCGTCCCAGCTGTACGAGGCCGCCATCATCGACGGAGCGAACAAGTGGCAGCAGTTCAGGAACGTCACCCTGCCGCTTGTCCTCTTCCAAACCATGCCGATCCTCATCATGCAGTTCGCCAGCAACATCAACAACTTCGGCGCGGTATTCTTCCTTACCGCCGGAGACCCGAAGGTCTCGGACACGATAACGACGCAGGCCGGCGCCACGGATCTTCTGATATCCTGGATCTACAAGCTGACCTACAACACGCCTAACATGTACAACCTCGCGTCGGTTCTTTCGATCCTCGTCTTCGTCGTGCTTGTACCCTTCGCGGTGTACAACTTCACCCAGACCAAATCATTCAAGGACGGCGAAATATGA
- a CDS encoding sugar ABC transporter substrate-binding protein: MKKIAAILTAATLLAGAAFAAGGADGAKGGKVTLKVWESEGVEKDFILWAASEFKKTNPNVSVVYEPVGLVDSRAKIELDGPAGVGADIFVAPHDHLGALINGGHVLENVDPDFASKFVDAAVIGSAYNGKIYGYPQGIETYALFYNKDIIKTAPKTWEEVEAFAKTWNNKAENKYAIVWEVANAYFDYIFMGGFGAPLFGPNGNDRKQHNINSSGAVAGLSYFQKLRKTILDVPSADMSGDFCNSSFVEGKAPMIITGPWKISDYTKANLNFGIAPIPVFPGQKTSPASFSGIRLAFVSAYTNYPAEATAFAQFLTSKEILSKRYEMTKQIPPRKDIVINDPLSAGILAQAQFATPMPTIPQMGTYWSAMGAAFASIWDGAEVKKELNSAAAAMEAAK, from the coding sequence ATGAAAAAGATCGCAGCAATTTTGACAGCGGCAACCCTGCTCGCCGGAGCGGCATTCGCTGCCGGCGGCGCAGACGGCGCCAAGGGCGGAAAGGTAACGCTCAAGGTATGGGAATCGGAAGGCGTAGAAAAGGATTTCATCCTGTGGGCTGCGTCCGAATTCAAGAAAACGAATCCGAACGTTTCTGTCGTGTACGAGCCGGTCGGCCTGGTCGACTCGCGCGCCAAGATCGAACTCGACGGACCCGCGGGCGTCGGTGCGGATATCTTCGTTGCGCCCCACGACCATCTCGGCGCCCTCATCAACGGCGGCCATGTTCTTGAAAACGTCGACCCCGACTTCGCCTCTAAATTCGTAGACGCGGCCGTTATCGGCTCCGCCTACAACGGAAAGATCTACGGCTATCCCCAGGGAATCGAAACCTACGCCCTGTTCTACAACAAGGACATCATCAAGACCGCTCCCAAGACCTGGGAAGAAGTCGAAGCCTTCGCCAAGACCTGGAACAACAAGGCAGAGAACAAGTACGCCATCGTCTGGGAAGTAGCGAACGCCTACTTCGACTACATCTTCATGGGCGGTTTCGGCGCTCCCCTGTTCGGACCGAACGGAAACGACCGCAAGCAGCACAACATCAACAGCTCAGGCGCTGTCGCGGGTCTCTCCTATTTCCAGAAACTCCGCAAGACCATCCTCGACGTTCCCTCTGCCGACATGAGCGGCGACTTCTGCAACTCTTCGTTCGTGGAAGGAAAGGCTCCCATGATCATCACCGGACCCTGGAAGATCAGCGACTACACCAAGGCTAACCTCAACTTCGGCATTGCGCCGATCCCCGTGTTCCCCGGACAGAAGACCTCTCCCGCGTCCTTCTCCGGCATCCGCCTCGCCTTCGTAAGCGCGTACACCAACTACCCCGCGGAAGCCACCGCTTTCGCCCAGTTCCTCACCTCGAAGGAAATTCTTTCCAAGCGCTATGAAATGACCAAGCAGATTCCCCCCCGCAAAGACATCGTCATCAACGATCCTCTGAGCGCCGGAATCCTGGCCCAGGCCCAGTTCGCCACTCCCATGCCGACCATTCCCCAGATGGGAACCTACTGGTCTGCAATGGGCGCCGCGTTCGCCAGCATCTGGGACGGAGCGGAAGTCAAGAAAGAGCTGAACTCCGCCGCCGCCGCGATGGAAGCCGCCAAATAA
- a CDS encoding sugar ABC transporter permease: MTSYQPLPRKHSRSSTVVVTSILYLVLAITVLIVLYPVAFTISAAFTETNSLAATSIVPWPSKPSLYQFQRLLTPSDQMVPGTNNVRGTNYVVWYRNTLKIAVMNTLLTLAVCVTSGYIFSRFRFKFRKPLMASMIVLQMFPSFIGMIATYVILWRINGLNSHWGLVLVYATGSVPYSSWLMKGYFDTVSRNIDEAARVDGASPFVTYVRIIIPMAKPMIMFLALTSFTGPWMDFIFPRLILRSDDKKTLAVGLFELINGRANDNFTMFAAGALLVAVPFAILFMAGQKMMLQSLAGDGVKE, from the coding sequence ATGACCAGTTATCAGCCCCTTCCCCGCAAACACAGCCGCTCCAGCACGGTTGTGGTGACCTCGATCCTCTACCTCGTTCTCGCGATCACCGTGCTGATCGTCCTTTATCCGGTCGCCTTCACGATCAGCGCCGCGTTCACCGAAACCAACTCCCTCGCCGCCACGAGCATCGTGCCCTGGCCGTCGAAGCCCTCTCTTTACCAGTTCCAGCGCCTGCTCACCCCCTCGGACCAGATGGTGCCCGGCACCAACAACGTCCGCGGAACCAACTATGTCGTGTGGTACCGCAACACCCTCAAGATCGCCGTCATGAACACGCTGCTCACCCTCGCGGTGTGCGTCACCTCCGGCTACATCTTCTCCCGTTTCCGCTTCAAATTCCGCAAGCCGCTGATGGCCTCCATGATCGTCCTCCAGATGTTCCCGAGCTTCATCGGCATGATCGCGACCTACGTCATCCTGTGGCGCATCAACGGGCTCAATTCACACTGGGGCCTGGTGCTCGTGTACGCGACCGGAAGCGTCCCCTACAGCTCCTGGCTCATGAAGGGCTACTTCGACACCGTGTCGCGCAACATAGACGAAGCCGCCCGCGTAGACGGAGCGAGCCCCTTCGTCACCTACGTCCGCATCATCATCCCCATGGCAAAGCCCATGATCATGTTCCTCGCCCTCACCAGCTTCACCGGTCCCTGGATGGACTTCATCTTCCCGCGCCTCATCCTCCGCAGCGACGACAAGAAAACCCTCGCGGTCGGCTTGTTCGAACTCATCAACGGGCGCGCCAACGACAACTTCACCATGTTCGCCGCCGGAGCTTTGCTTGTAGCGGTTCCCTTCGCTATACTTTTTATGGCCGGGCAGAAAATGATGCTTCAGTCTCTTGCGGGGGACGGAGTAAAGGAATAA